Proteins encoded together in one Riemerella anatipestifer window:
- a CDS encoding thioredoxin family protein — protein MSQKFKELIESPKPVLIDFFATWCQPCKVQSSVLNTVKENVGDTARIVKIDIDNYPSIANEYGVRSVPTLMIFKNSELLWKGSGVHDVNTLTQLLKDFA, from the coding sequence ATGTCTCAAAAATTTAAAGAACTCATAGAATCTCCTAAACCTGTACTCATAGACTTTTTTGCTACATGGTGCCAACCTTGCAAGGTACAGTCTTCGGTACTTAACACCGTGAAAGAAAATGTGGGAGATACGGCTAGAATTGTAAAAATAGATATTGACAATTACCCTTCTATCGCTAACGAATACGGCGTAAGAAGTGTACCCACTCTTATGATTTTTAAAAATAGTGAACTCCTTTGGAAAGGTAGTGGCGTACACGATGTAAATACCCTAACTCAACTTCTTAAAGATTTTGCTTAA
- the fabD gene encoding ACP S-malonyltransferase — protein sequence MKALVFPGQGSQFVGMGQELYDSRKDIKDLMEFSNEILGFNILKIMFNGSEEDLKQTRVTQPAIFIHSVAAVKAIDATGVQMVAGHSLGEFSALVASGVLSFEDGLKLVAQRADAMQKACDANPSSMAAILGLEDERVEEICTQIDGVVVPANYNCPGQLVISGETKAVEEACAKLKEAGAKRALLLPVNGAFHSPLMKPAQDQLATAIENTKFRKASFPIYQNITTTAVANEEDIKQNLIAQLTGPVKWTQSIQNMIKDGATSFVEVGPGKTLQGLIKKISSEVVVSSAM from the coding sequence ATGAAAGCATTAGTGTTCCCAGGTCAGGGGTCTCAGTTTGTAGGAATGGGACAAGAACTGTACGATAGCAGGAAAGATATTAAAGATTTAATGGAGTTTTCCAATGAGATATTAGGTTTTAATATCCTGAAAATTATGTTTAATGGTTCAGAGGAAGATTTAAAACAAACCAGAGTAACGCAACCTGCAATATTTATACATTCGGTAGCCGCAGTTAAAGCTATAGATGCCACAGGTGTTCAGATGGTAGCTGGACACTCTTTAGGGGAGTTTTCTGCATTGGTGGCGAGTGGCGTTTTATCTTTTGAAGACGGTTTAAAATTAGTAGCACAAAGAGCTGATGCTATGCAAAAAGCGTGTGACGCTAACCCTTCTTCTATGGCGGCTATTTTAGGTTTAGAAGATGAGAGAGTGGAAGAAATCTGTACTCAAATAGATGGGGTAGTAGTACCTGCAAACTATAACTGCCCTGGGCAATTGGTAATATCTGGAGAAACCAAAGCAGTAGAGGAAGCCTGTGCTAAACTTAAAGAAGCGGGAGCTAAGAGAGCATTGCTATTACCTGTTAATGGAGCATTTCATTCACCACTAATGAAGCCTGCACAAGACCAGTTAGCAACAGCGATAGAAAATACAAAATTCAGAAAGGCGAGTTTTCCTATTTATCAAAATATTACAACCACTGCGGTGGCTAATGAGGAGGATATCAAACAAAACCTTATCGCACAGCTTACAGGGCCTGTAAAGTGGACGCAGTCTATTCAAAATATGATTAAAGACGGTGCAACTTCTTTTGTGGAAGTAGGTCCAGGTAAAACATTACAAGGGTTAATCAAAAAGATAAGTTCAGAAGTGGTGGTATCTTCTGCAATGTAA
- a CDS encoding LysM peptidoglycan-binding domain-containing protein: protein MKKILIAPIFLMSFFLQAQTHTVAEKETPYSISKKYGLSLKELYELNPEIKDGAIKIGQTLNIGKKSTGQKQKVVAASKEVQLGKIILKPKQTLYSLTRQYHVTEAEVRKLNPNLEMKIGEEVVLPLDKITKYGASELVTTSTPKEVATPAPAQESSSVEKTTKTLSEGEYEVQSRDNYSRITKQFGISKKDLFALNPGLEESGLKVGDIIKVKHPSVTNSTESAKPDFSETKKVTPSQEDYITYTVQAGDTVFGILNKYDLDLDQLLELNPQISDGLKPGMVLKIKKFNKAYVKKNTNALKVVLMLPFGFDTGDSKYRGLATDFLMGAKLAVQMNAKKGQELDFNIIDAGNEKAFKKNLIQIDPSNTDLIIGPLFKSNVLEVLDYVKDTQIPVVAPFANSEDMYDFGNLIIAETDKTIYADRIAKEVKEVFSNQKIYIVSGADTINADYIKTKLEKSLKKADIVIVDNASKIELEQNMMTGQSSPVIAILASDDDAVGNAFASKLINLSKETKGIKAFSMFYTSAFDKKVDELSQASLVYIMDRKIDSEGDFEKEVLAAYKSKYCKTPSKYAVVGFDIVNDMLSRENKKGEIFKQMGQTQTQLATKFEFQRVKPNGAYVNVGYRVVRLLP from the coding sequence ATGAAAAAAATATTAATTGCTCCTATATTTTTAATGAGTTTCTTTTTACAGGCACAAACGCACACTGTAGCCGAGAAAGAGACACCATATTCTATCTCTAAAAAGTATGGTTTATCTCTAAAAGAACTTTACGAACTTAATCCTGAAATAAAGGACGGAGCCATTAAGATAGGACAAACCCTTAATATTGGTAAAAAATCAACTGGGCAAAAACAGAAAGTAGTGGCTGCTTCTAAGGAGGTTCAGTTGGGTAAAATTATATTGAAGCCAAAACAAACTTTGTATAGTTTAACACGCCAGTACCATGTTACAGAAGCAGAGGTAAGAAAGCTTAATCCAAATTTAGAAATGAAGATAGGGGAGGAAGTGGTATTGCCTTTGGATAAAATTACCAAATATGGGGCGTCTGAACTAGTAACCACTTCTACTCCTAAAGAAGTTGCTACTCCAGCTCCAGCACAGGAAAGTTCGTCTGTAGAAAAAACAACGAAGACTTTATCTGAAGGAGAATATGAAGTGCAGTCAAGAGACAACTATTCTCGTATTACAAAGCAGTTTGGAATCAGTAAGAAAGATCTTTTCGCACTTAATCCTGGCTTAGAAGAAAGTGGATTGAAAGTTGGGGATATCATTAAAGTGAAGCACCCATCTGTCACAAACTCTACAGAGAGTGCAAAACCAGACTTTTCAGAAACTAAAAAGGTAACTCCTTCTCAAGAAGATTATATTACTTATACCGTTCAGGCAGGTGATACTGTTTTTGGTATTCTTAACAAGTATGATTTAGATTTAGACCAACTCTTAGAACTAAACCCTCAAATTTCAGATGGACTAAAGCCAGGAATGGTTCTTAAAATAAAGAAATTTAATAAAGCCTATGTTAAGAAAAACACAAATGCACTTAAAGTGGTGTTGATGTTACCATTTGGCTTTGATACGGGAGATTCTAAATACAGAGGGCTTGCGACGGATTTCCTTATGGGAGCGAAGTTGGCAGTGCAGATGAATGCCAAGAAGGGGCAAGAGTTAGATTTTAATATCATAGATGCAGGTAACGAAAAAGCATTTAAGAAGAATTTAATCCAGATAGACCCATCTAATACAGACTTAATTATAGGGCCGTTATTCAAGTCCAATGTGTTAGAGGTTTTAGATTATGTTAAAGATACTCAAATTCCTGTAGTAGCTCCATTTGCTAATAGCGAGGATATGTATGATTTTGGTAATTTAATTATTGCTGAAACAGATAAAACCATCTATGCTGATAGGATTGCAAAAGAGGTTAAAGAGGTTTTTTCTAACCAAAAGATTTATATTGTATCAGGGGCAGATACAATAAACGCTGATTATATAAAAACAAAGTTGGAGAAATCTTTAAAGAAAGCGGATATAGTTATAGTAGATAATGCATCTAAAATAGAGCTAGAGCAGAATATGATGACAGGGCAAAGCTCTCCAGTAATAGCTATTTTAGCAAGTGATGACGATGCTGTTGGTAATGCGTTTGCTTCCAAGCTGATTAATTTATCTAAAGAAACTAAAGGTATCAAAGCTTTTAGTATGTTCTATACGTCGGCTTTTGATAAAAAAGTAGATGAGCTAAGTCAAGCTAGTTTGGTGTATATTATGGATAGAAAAATAGATTCAGAAGGAGATTTTGAAAAAGAAGTTCTAGCCGCTTATAAATCCAAATATTGCAAGACTCCTTCCAAATATGCTGTGGTAGGTTTTGATATCGTTAATGATATGCTTTCTAGAGAAAATAAGAAAGGAGAAATATTTAAGCAAATGGGGCAAACTCAAACACAGTTAGCTACAAAATTTGAATTCCAAAGAGTAAAACCAAATGGTGCCTATGTAAATGTAGGTTACCGTGTAGTAAGACTTTTACCATAA